One Pseudomonas sp. FP1742 genomic window carries:
- the plsY gene encoding glycerol-3-phosphate 1-O-acyltransferase PlsY: protein MFWSLAIFAYLLGSLSFAILLSRLTGTPDPRMSGSGNAGATNMFRLAGKKLAILTLLGDLNKGLLPVLIAGAAGLSLQEQAWIGVCAVIGHLFPLYFRFRGGKGVATAAGMLLGLYPPAALLAVCAWLLTFYLTRTSSLAALIATPLILPLLAWQEPAALLPMSALTGLIVWRHRGNLRDLFAGRERHF from the coding sequence ATGTTTTGGTCACTGGCGATTTTCGCCTACCTGCTTGGCTCTCTGTCCTTCGCCATTTTGCTCAGCCGCCTGACCGGTACCCCCGATCCGCGAATGAGTGGCTCGGGCAATGCCGGCGCCACCAATATGTTTCGTCTGGCCGGCAAAAAACTGGCCATCCTGACCTTGCTTGGCGACCTGAACAAAGGCCTGCTACCCGTATTGATCGCGGGCGCTGCGGGTCTTTCACTGCAGGAGCAGGCCTGGATCGGCGTCTGCGCCGTCATCGGTCACCTGTTTCCACTGTACTTCCGCTTTCGCGGTGGCAAGGGTGTCGCCACCGCGGCCGGCATGTTGCTGGGGCTCTACCCGCCCGCCGCACTGCTGGCGGTCTGCGCCTGGCTGCTGACGTTCTACCTGACCCGCACCAGCTCACTCGCCGCCCTGATCGCCACACCACTGATCCTGCCGCTGCTCGCCTGGCAAGAACCGGCGGCACTGCTGCCCATGAGTGCGCTCACGGGGCTGATCGTCTGGCGCCATCGCGGCAATCTACGCGACCTGTTTGCCGGGCGCGAACGGCATTTTTAA
- the tsaD gene encoding tRNA (adenosine(37)-N6)-threonylcarbamoyltransferase complex transferase subunit TsaD has product MLVLGLETSCDETGVALYDSERGLLADALFSQIDLHRAYGGVVPELASRDHVKRMLPLIRQVLAEADCVPTEIDAIAYTAGPGLVGALLVGASCAQALAFAWGIPALGVHHMEGHLLAPMLEPQPPEFPFVALLVSGGHTQLVQVDGIGQYTLLGETLDDAAGEAFDKTAKMMGLNYPGGPEIARLAAQGVDGRFVFPRPMCDRPGLAFSFSGLKTFALNTWQQCVSAGDDGDQARCDISLAFQQAVVETLTIKCKRALKQAGMKRLVIAGGVSANKALRTSLEKMLGDMKGDVFYARPEFCTDNGAMIAFAGCQRLQAGQHESLAISVQARWPMEQLSAL; this is encoded by the coding sequence ATGCTAGTACTGGGATTAGAAACTTCTTGCGATGAAACCGGTGTCGCTCTTTACGACAGTGAGCGCGGTTTGTTGGCCGATGCGCTGTTCAGTCAGATCGACCTGCACCGCGCCTATGGCGGCGTGGTGCCGGAGCTGGCTTCGCGTGATCACGTCAAGCGCATGCTGCCCTTGATCCGTCAGGTGCTGGCCGAGGCCGATTGCGTGCCGACCGAGATCGACGCCATCGCTTATACCGCCGGCCCCGGCTTGGTCGGAGCCCTGCTGGTAGGGGCTTCCTGCGCGCAGGCGCTGGCTTTTGCCTGGGGTATCCCGGCGCTGGGCGTGCACCACATGGAAGGTCACTTGCTGGCGCCGATGCTGGAGCCGCAGCCACCGGAGTTCCCGTTCGTCGCTTTGTTGGTCTCGGGCGGTCATACGCAGCTGGTTCAGGTCGACGGGATCGGCCAGTACACGCTCCTGGGCGAGACCCTCGACGATGCCGCCGGCGAAGCGTTCGACAAAACTGCAAAAATGATGGGCCTCAATTATCCGGGCGGTCCGGAGATTGCTCGTCTGGCGGCGCAAGGCGTTGATGGACGTTTCGTCTTCCCGCGTCCGATGTGTGATCGTCCGGGCCTGGCATTCAGCTTCAGCGGTTTGAAAACCTTCGCCTTGAACACCTGGCAGCAATGCGTCAGCGCCGGGGACGACGGCGATCAAGCCCGTTGCGACATCTCGCTGGCGTTCCAGCAGGCTGTGGTGGAGACTTTGACCATCAAGTGCAAGCGTGCCCTGAAACAGGCCGGCATGAAGCGTCTGGTGATCGCTGGTGGCGTCAGCGCCAACAAGGCATTGCGCACGTCACTGGAAAAAATGCTCGGCGATATGAAGGGCGACGTGTTTTATGCCCGTCCGGAGTTCTGCACCGACAATGGCGCGATGATTGCGTTTGCTGGCTGCCAGCGCTTGCAGGCCGGTCAGCATGAAAGCCTGGCGATCAGCGTGCAGGCGCGCTGGCCGATGGAGCAGTTATCGGCGCTGTGA
- the rpsU gene encoding 30S ribosomal protein S21, translating into MPAVKVKENEPFDVALRRFKRSCEKAGVLAEVRSREFYEKPTSERKRKAAAAVKRHAKKVQREQRRAVRLY; encoded by the coding sequence ATGCCAGCCGTCAAAGTTAAAGAGAACGAACCCTTCGACGTAGCTCTGCGTCGTTTCAAGCGCTCCTGCGAAAAAGCCGGTGTACTGGCTGAAGTTCGTAGCCGCGAATTTTACGAGAAGCCTACTTCTGAGCGTAAGCGCAAAGCAGCAGCCGCTGTTAAGCGTCACGCCAAGAAAGTACAGCGCGAACAGCGCCGCGCCGTTCGTCTGTACTAA
- the dnaG gene encoding DNA primase, translating to MAGLIPQSFIDDLLNRTDIVDVVSSRLQMKKAGKNYTACCPFHKEKTPSFSVSPDKQFYYCFGCGAGGNALGFIMDHDNLDFPQAVEELAKAAGMEIPREESGRPHKPRQPTDSPLYPLLTAAADFYRQALKSHPARKAAVDYLKGRGLTGEIARDFGLGFAPPGWDNLFKHLSNDTLQQKAMIDAGLLVENAETGKRYDRFRDRVMFPIRDSRGRIIAFGGRVLGDDKPKYLNSPETPVFHKGQELYGLYEARKNNRNLDEIIVVEGYMDVIALAQQGLRNAVATLGTATSEEHLKRLFRVVPSVLFCFDGDQAGRNAAWRALEATLPSLQDGRRARFLFLPEGEDPDTLVRSEGTDAFRARINQHAQPLADYFFQQLTEESDPRSLEGKAHMATLAAPLIDKVPGANLRTLMRQRLSEITGLSGEAVSQLAHSAPQEAPPAYDPGIDYDAMPDYSDYHQPQAQEMYVPQQEWTPKKPGAGGKKWDKKPWDKNGKRGGDHDQPRAPRIPAAVEPPTLAALRTLLHHPQLAEKVEDAGHFAAEDHTNTQLLVALLEAVQKNPKLNSFQLIARWHGTEQGRLLKALAEKEWLIDGDNLEQQFFDTITSLSARQRERNLEQLLRKARQSELSAEEKNQLRDLLSRNVSASSPTSTGA from the coding sequence ATGGCCGGGCTAATTCCCCAGAGCTTCATTGACGACCTTCTGAACCGCACCGACATTGTCGATGTGGTCAGCTCGCGCCTGCAAATGAAAAAGGCCGGCAAGAACTACACCGCCTGCTGCCCGTTTCATAAAGAAAAAACCCCTTCCTTCAGCGTCAGCCCCGACAAACAGTTCTATTACTGCTTCGGTTGCGGCGCTGGCGGTAACGCCCTCGGCTTCATCATGGACCACGACAACCTGGACTTCCCCCAGGCCGTCGAAGAACTGGCCAAAGCCGCCGGCATGGAAATTCCCCGCGAAGAAAGCGGCCGACCGCACAAACCGCGCCAGCCCACCGATTCGCCGCTGTATCCGCTGCTCACCGCCGCTGCCGACTTTTACCGCCAGGCCCTGAAAAGCCATCCGGCACGCAAAGCGGCTGTGGATTACTTGAAAGGTCGCGGCCTGACCGGCGAGATCGCCCGGGACTTCGGCCTCGGTTTCGCCCCGCCCGGCTGGGACAATCTGTTCAAGCATCTGAGCAACGACACCCTGCAACAAAAAGCCATGATCGATGCCGGCCTGCTGGTGGAGAACGCCGAAACCGGCAAACGCTATGACCGCTTCCGCGATCGCGTGATGTTCCCGATCCGCGACAGTCGCGGGCGCATCATCGCCTTCGGCGGCCGGGTGCTGGGCGACGACAAGCCGAAATACCTGAACTCACCGGAAACCCCGGTATTCCATAAAGGCCAGGAACTCTACGGCCTTTATGAAGCACGCAAGAACAACCGCAACCTCGACGAAATCATCGTCGTCGAAGGCTACATGGACGTCATCGCCCTCGCCCAGCAAGGCCTGCGCAATGCCGTCGCCACCTTGGGCACCGCCACCAGCGAAGAGCACCTGAAGCGACTGTTTCGCGTCGTACCCAGCGTGCTGTTCTGCTTTGATGGCGACCAGGCTGGCCGAAATGCCGCCTGGAGAGCACTGGAGGCCACGCTGCCGAGCCTGCAGGACGGGCGTCGGGCGCGCTTTCTGTTCCTGCCCGAGGGCGAGGACCCGGATACTCTGGTCCGCTCCGAGGGCACTGACGCCTTCCGCGCGCGAATCAATCAGCACGCCCAACCGCTGGCCGATTACTTTTTTCAACAATTGACCGAAGAGTCGGACCCGCGCTCGCTTGAAGGCAAGGCCCACATGGCCACCCTGGCCGCGCCGCTGATCGACAAAGTCCCGGGCGCCAACCTGCGCACCCTGATGCGTCAACGCCTGAGCGAAATCACCGGCCTGAGCGGCGAAGCCGTGAGTCAGCTGGCGCACAGCGCTCCCCAGGAAGCGCCACCGGCGTACGACCCGGGCATCGATTACGACGCCATGCCCGATTACAGCGACTACCATCAGCCGCAGGCACAAGAAATGTATGTGCCGCAGCAGGAGTGGACGCCGAAGAAACCCGGTGCAGGTGGCAAGAAATGGGACAAGAAACCGTGGGACAAGAACGGCAAACGCGGCGGCGACCATGATCAACCGCGAGCACCACGGATACCCGCTGCTGTAGAGCCGCCTACCCTGGCCGCCTTGCGCACGCTGCTGCATCACCCGCAACTGGCCGAAAAAGTCGAGGATGCCGGGCACTTTGCGGCCGAGGACCACACTAACACGCAACTGCTGGTCGCCCTGCTCGAAGCGGTGCAGAAGAATCCCAAGCTAAACTCATTTCAACTGATTGCACGCTGGCACGGCACTGAACAAGGCCGACTACTTAAAGCGCTGGCGGAAAAGGAATGGCTGATTGATGGAGATAACCTTGAACAACAGTTTTTCGACACCATTACTAGCTTGTCAGCCCGCCAACGCGAGCGAAACCTGGAACAACTTCTTCGAAAAGCGCGTCAAAGTGAATTGAGTGCCGAAGAGAAAAATCAACTGCGCGACCTTTTAAGTCGCAATGTTTCCGCATCAAGCCCGACCTCAACTGGCGCGTGA
- the rpoD gene encoding RNA polymerase sigma factor RpoD: protein MSGKAQQQSRIKELILLGREQGYLTYAEVNDHLPEDISDPEQVEDIIRMINDMGINVFEVAPDKDALMLADADTDEAAAEEAAAALAAVETDIGRTTDPVRMYMREMGTVELLTREGEIEIAKRIEEGIREVMGAIAHFPGTVDHILSEYTRVTTEGGRLSDVLSGYIDPDDGIAPPAAEVPPPVDPKAVKADDDTDDDDAEASDDEEEAESGPDPVIAAQRFGAVADQMEITRKALKKHGRHNKAAIAELLALAELFMPIKLVPKQFEGLVERVRSALDRLRQQERAIMQLCVRDARMPRADFLRQFPGNEVDESWSDALAKGKSKYAEAIGRLQPDIIRCQQKLTALETETGLTIAEIKDINRRMSIGEAKARRAKKEMVEANLRLVISIAKKYTNRGLQFLDLIQEGNIGLMKAVDKFEYRRGYKFSTYATWWIRQAITRSIADQARTIRIPVHMIETINKLNRISRQMLQEMGREPTPEELGERMEMPEDKIRKVLKIAKEPISMETPIGDDEDSHLGDFIEDSTMQSPIDVATVESLKEATREVLSGLTAREAKVLRMRFGIDMNTDHTLEEVGKQFDVTRERIRQIEAKALRKLRHPTRSEHLRSFLDE, encoded by the coding sequence ATGTCCGGAAAAGCGCAACAGCAGTCTCGTATCAAAGAGTTGATCCTATTGGGTCGTGAGCAGGGCTACCTGACTTACGCGGAGGTCAACGACCACCTGCCGGAGGATATTTCAGATCCGGAACAGGTGGAAGACATCATCCGCATGATCAACGACATGGGGATCAACGTATTCGAGGTTGCTCCAGATAAGGATGCCCTTATGCTGGCCGACGCCGATACCGACGAGGCGGCCGCTGAAGAAGCGGCCGCAGCGTTGGCAGCGGTCGAGACCGACATTGGTCGCACCACCGACCCCGTGCGCATGTACATGCGTGAAATGGGCACGGTAGAGCTCCTCACACGCGAAGGCGAAATCGAAATCGCCAAGCGTATTGAAGAAGGCATCCGTGAAGTGATGGGCGCAATCGCGCACTTCCCTGGCACGGTTGACCATATTCTCTCCGAGTACACCCGCGTCACCACCGAAGGTGGCCGCCTGTCCGACGTCCTGAGCGGTTATATCGACCCGGACGACGGCATTGCGCCGCCTGCAGCCGAAGTGCCACCGCCTGTCGACCCGAAAGCCGTGAAAGCGGACGACGACACCGACGACGATGACGCCGAAGCAAGCGATGACGAAGAAGAAGCCGAAAGCGGCCCGGATCCGGTCATCGCCGCACAGCGCTTCGGTGCTGTCGCCGATCAGATGGAAATCACTCGCAAGGCCCTGAAAAAGCACGGTCGCCACAACAAGGCAGCGATTGCCGAGCTGTTGGCCCTGGCCGAGCTGTTCATGCCGATCAAGCTGGTGCCGAAGCAATTCGAAGGCCTGGTCGAGCGTGTTCGCAGTGCCCTGGATCGTCTGCGTCAGCAAGAGCGCGCGATCATGCAACTGTGTGTGCGTGATGCACGCATGCCGCGTGCCGACTTCCTGCGCCAGTTCCCGGGCAACGAAGTCGACGAAAGCTGGAGTGATGCTCTGGCCAAAGGCAAAAGCAAATACGCTGAAGCCATTGGTCGCCTGCAACCGGACATCATTCGTTGCCAGCAGAAGCTGACCGCGCTGGAAACCGAAACCGGTTTGACGATCGCCGAGATCAAGGACATCAACCGTCGCATGTCGATCGGTGAGGCCAAGGCCCGCCGCGCGAAGAAAGAGATGGTCGAAGCGAACTTGCGTCTGGTGATCTCCATCGCCAAGAAGTACACCAACCGTGGCCTGCAATTCCTCGATCTGATCCAGGAAGGCAACATCGGTCTGATGAAAGCGGTAGACAAGTTCGAATACCGTCGCGGCTACAAATTCTCGACTTATGCCACCTGGTGGATCCGTCAGGCGATCACTCGCTCGATCGCCGACCAGGCCCGCACCATCCGTATTCCGGTGCACATGATCGAGACGATCAACAAGCTCAACCGTATTTCCCGGCAAATGCTGCAGGAAATGGGTCGCGAACCGACCCCGGAAGAGCTGGGTGAACGCATGGAAATGCCTGAGGACAAGATCCGCAAGGTATTGAAGATCGCTAAAGAGCCGATCTCCATGGAAACCCCGATCGGTGATGACGAAGACTCCCATCTGGGTGACTTCATCGAAGACTCGACCATGCAGTCGCCAATCGATGTCGCCACTGTTGAGAGCCTTAAAGAAGCGACTCGCGAAGTCCTGTCCGGCCTCACTGCCCGTGAAGCCAAGGTTCTGCGCATGCGCTTCGGTATCGACATGAATACCGACCACACCCTTGAGGAGGTTGGTAAGCAGTTCGACGTGACCCGTGAACGGATTCGTCAGATCGAAGCCAAGGCGCTGCGTAAGCTGCGCCACCCGACGAGAAGCGAGCATCTGCGCTCCTTCCTCGACGAGTGA